In the Natronobacterium texcoconense genome, one interval contains:
- a CDS encoding sensor histidine kinase, translating into MVQRSHYIYALGVLFVLIAGGQFALKVADGGPLLEAAIDFVLVGFPGVLLLYVGRWLTSTTLDPGLYPRIALWCLGGVGVMFVFIILRAVHPGVSTPFSFGTRAIALSIGSVAGLGIGIHEARALTREREVSEKNENLKRVRRELEHRNDELDRTREQLERANRRLHESNEQLEQFAYAASHDLREPLRMVTMYLTLLENRYAEELDEDAEEFLEFAVDGATRMQTMIDDLLQYSRIDTQGEPFEPVDLGEVLEDVLDDLQVLIDETDAEITVTDHPVVVGDESQLRQLIQNLLANAIEYCGDEPPRVRIGAERRDDEWVVSVSDDGIGIDPDDQDRIFEIFQRLHSVDEHAGSGIGLALCQRIVERHDGEIWVDSAPGEGSTFSFTVPPTDVLSSSDAAIEQ; encoded by the coding sequence ATGGTCCAGCGATCGCACTACATCTACGCCCTCGGTGTGCTATTCGTCCTCATTGCCGGCGGACAGTTCGCCCTCAAAGTTGCCGACGGTGGACCGCTTCTCGAGGCGGCGATCGACTTCGTTCTGGTCGGCTTCCCAGGGGTCTTGCTCCTCTACGTCGGCCGGTGGCTCACGAGTACGACGCTCGATCCCGGCCTCTATCCCCGGATCGCGCTGTGGTGTCTCGGCGGCGTCGGCGTGATGTTCGTCTTTATCATCCTGCGAGCGGTCCACCCCGGCGTCTCGACGCCGTTTTCCTTCGGGACGAGAGCTATCGCGCTCTCGATCGGATCGGTCGCGGGACTCGGGATCGGAATCCACGAAGCGCGCGCCCTCACCCGCGAACGGGAGGTCAGCGAGAAGAACGAGAACCTGAAACGAGTCCGTCGAGAGCTCGAGCACCGCAACGACGAACTGGATCGGACGCGCGAACAACTCGAGCGGGCGAACCGGCGGTTACACGAATCGAACGAGCAACTCGAGCAGTTCGCATACGCCGCCTCCCACGACCTCCGAGAGCCGCTCCGGATGGTGACGATGTACCTGACGCTGCTGGAGAACCGATACGCCGAGGAACTCGACGAGGACGCCGAGGAATTCCTCGAATTCGCCGTCGACGGCGCGACCCGAATGCAGACCATGATCGACGACCTGCTGCAGTACTCGCGAATCGACACGCAGGGAGAACCGTTCGAACCCGTCGACCTCGGAGAGGTGCTCGAGGACGTCCTCGACGACCTCCAGGTGTTGATCGACGAGACCGACGCGGAGATCACTGTCACGGACCACCCTGTCGTCGTAGGCGACGAGAGCCAGTTGCGACAACTGATTCAGAACCTGCTCGCGAACGCGATCGAGTACTGCGGCGACGAACCGCCCCGAGTTCGAATCGGCGCCGAGCGACGCGACGACGAGTGGGTCGTCTCGGTTTCCGACGACGGGATCGGTATCGATCCCGACGATCAGGATCGGATCTTCGAGATTTTCCAGCGACTCCACTCGGTCGACGAACACGCCGGCTCCGGGATCGGGCTGGCGCTGTGCCAACGGATCGTCGAACGACACGACGGCGAGATCTGGGTCGACTCGGCTCCCGGCGAGGGATCGACGTTCTCGTTTACCGTCCCACCTACCGACGTACTCTCTTCGTCGGACGCCGCGATAGAACAGTAG
- the coaBC gene encoding bifunctional phosphopantothenoylcysteine decarboxylase/phosphopantothenate--cysteine ligase CoaBC: MLEGVNVALGVTGSIAAVKTVELAHELRRRGAEVRGVMTDSAQGIVHPWAVEFATDNDVVTEITGEVEHVDLCGYDGWADVFLIAPATANTVGKIAAAVDDTPVTTCATTALGADTPVVIAPAMHEPMYDHPGVLEAIDTVSEWGVEFVDPRIEEGKAKIASEEAIVCDVARAAGERPLEGDHVVVTSGATAESIDPVRVLTNRSSGKMGRAVARACYVRGADVTLVHGVVGPRPLASDPERGDVPYADVRQVETAAEMLEATREACDGADTLVSAAAIGDYTTEERAEKLRSGQERTLELEPTSKLIDEIRDERPDLPIVGFKTETSGDETAMIEQARATLERTGLAFVVANDASVMGADETRALLVHAEDAARFEGTKAGLGGEIAESIAAILAP, from the coding sequence ATGCTCGAGGGAGTCAACGTCGCGCTCGGGGTGACGGGATCGATCGCGGCCGTGAAGACGGTCGAACTGGCCCACGAGTTGCGACGCCGGGGTGCCGAAGTGCGGGGCGTGATGACCGACAGCGCACAGGGTATCGTCCACCCGTGGGCAGTCGAGTTCGCGACCGACAACGACGTCGTCACCGAGATCACGGGCGAGGTCGAACACGTCGACCTCTGTGGCTACGACGGCTGGGCCGACGTCTTCCTGATCGCGCCGGCGACCGCAAACACCGTCGGCAAGATCGCCGCCGCCGTCGACGACACGCCGGTGACGACCTGTGCGACGACCGCGCTGGGTGCTGACACGCCGGTTGTGATCGCACCCGCGATGCACGAACCGATGTACGACCACCCCGGCGTCCTCGAGGCCATCGACACCGTCTCCGAGTGGGGCGTCGAGTTCGTCGATCCGCGCATCGAGGAAGGCAAAGCCAAGATCGCGAGCGAGGAAGCGATCGTCTGCGACGTCGCCCGCGCAGCGGGAGAGCGCCCGCTCGAGGGCGATCACGTCGTCGTCACGAGTGGCGCGACCGCCGAATCGATCGATCCCGTCCGCGTGCTCACGAACCGCTCGTCGGGGAAGATGGGACGCGCCGTTGCGAGGGCCTGCTACGTGCGCGGGGCCGACGTGACGCTGGTTCACGGCGTCGTCGGTCCACGGCCGCTCGCGTCCGATCCGGAGCGGGGCGACGTCCCCTACGCGGACGTCCGGCAGGTCGAAACCGCCGCGGAGATGCTCGAGGCGACCCGGGAGGCCTGTGACGGTGCAGACACGCTCGTCTCGGCGGCCGCGATCGGCGACTATACCACCGAGGAACGCGCCGAGAAACTTCGGTCGGGCCAGGAGCGAACGCTCGAACTCGAGCCGACGTCGAAACTCATCGACGAGATTCGTGACGAGCGGCCCGACCTGCCGATCGTCGGCTTCAAGACCGAGACCTCCGGCGACGAGACGGCGATGATCGAGCAGGCCCGTGCGACGCTCGAGCGAACCGGCCTCGCCTTCGTCGTCGCAAACGACGCGAGCGTGATGGGGGCAGACGAGACGAGGGCGCTGCTCGTCCACGCCGAAGACGCAGCACGGTTCGAGGGGACGAAGGCAGGACTCGGCGGCGAAATCGCCGAGTCGATCGCCGCGATACTCGCTCCGTAA
- a CDS encoding DUF7344 domain-containing protein, whose translation MIVVAQHQRTQMDDRSTAPLSKGDVFELLRNQRRRYVLHFLKRDDRPVELGDLAQQIAAWEYDTSLESVTPEQRKRVYTTLQQTHLPKMDEAGILTFDSDHGVVEPTARTRDISVYLEIVPGREFAWRELYLSLGAVSCALVAALWVGIYPLTLLSSTTWAGIIAVTLTVTAVGHIYYERNMRLGHGDQPPELSHGDE comes from the coding sequence GTGATCGTGGTGGCCCAGCACCAGCGAACCCAGATGGACGACAGAAGCACCGCTCCCCTCTCGAAGGGCGACGTCTTCGAGTTGCTTCGAAACCAGCGGCGACGATACGTCCTCCACTTCCTGAAACGGGACGACCGCCCCGTCGAACTCGGCGATCTCGCCCAGCAGATCGCCGCCTGGGAGTACGATACCTCCCTCGAGAGCGTCACTCCCGAACAGCGAAAGCGGGTGTACACGACGCTCCAGCAGACGCATCTCCCGAAGATGGACGAGGCCGGAATCCTCACGTTCGATTCGGATCACGGCGTCGTCGAACCGACTGCTCGAACCCGAGACATCAGCGTCTACCTCGAGATCGTCCCGGGACGGGAGTTCGCGTGGCGGGAACTGTATCTCTCGCTCGGTGCGGTAAGCTGTGCGCTCGTCGCCGCGCTGTGGGTCGGTATCTATCCGCTGACGCTCCTTTCGTCGACCACCTGGGCTGGAATCATCGCCGTGACGCTCACCGTAACCGCAGTCGGTCACATTTACTACGAGCGCAACATGCGACTCGGCCACGGCGATCAGCCCCCGGAGCTGAGTCACGGTGACGAGTAG
- the hpt gene encoding hypoxanthine/guanine phosphoribosyltransferase encodes MDQLKQSLLEAPIIEKNGYHYFVHPISDGIPKLESDLLREIVVRITRKADLEDVDRIVTPAAMGIHISTAVSLMTDIPVTVIRKREYGLEGEVEISQQTGYSENEMFINDVREGERVLVIDDVLSTGGTLAAVLDALDGIGAEVVDTVAVIKKAGGENKVDEAGYDVKTLINVDVVDGEVVIVDEHGDD; translated from the coding sequence ATGGATCAACTGAAGCAGTCGCTCCTCGAGGCGCCGATTATCGAGAAAAACGGCTATCATTACTTCGTCCACCCGATCAGCGACGGTATCCCCAAACTCGAGTCCGATCTCCTCCGCGAGATCGTCGTCCGCATCACCCGCAAGGCCGACCTGGAGGACGTCGACCGGATCGTCACGCCGGCAGCGATGGGGATTCACATCTCCACCGCGGTCTCGCTGATGACCGACATCCCGGTAACGGTCATCCGAAAGCGCGAGTACGGACTCGAGGGCGAGGTCGAAATCTCCCAGCAGACTGGCTACTCCGAGAACGAGATGTTCATCAACGACGTCCGCGAGGGCGAGCGCGTGCTCGTCATCGACGACGTCCTCTCGACGGGTGGGACGCTCGCGGCCGTGCTCGACGCGCTCGACGGAATCGGTGCCGAGGTCGTCGACACCGTCGCCGTCATCAAGAAAGCAGGCGGCGAGAACAAGGTCGACGAGGCCGGCTACGACGTCAAGACGCTGATCAACGTCGACGTCGTCGACGGCGAAGTCGTCATCGTCGACGAACACGGCGACGACTGA
- a CDS encoding ABC transporter ATP-binding protein has product MSSENEPILRTESLSKYYETDSGIVDNLLGRSQLVKAVDDVDLELYPGETLGVVGESGCGKTTLGRSMMRLVEPTEGSVTYRKEEDDGTVREIELTDLSSSELRDLRTDLQYIFQDPFSSLNPRLTVGDIIGEPLDIHDIASGQERTERIQELLETVGLSASHAYRYPHEFSGGQRQRIGIARALAVDPEVIICDEPVSALDVSVQAQILNLLEDLQDEFDLSYIFIAHDLSVVEHISDRIAVMYLGEFAEVGTTEDIFSEPYHPYTEALLSAIPEPDPLWEGEKILLEGQVPSPIDPPSGCPFHTRCQQVIPPGEFDLEQSTWRSILNFKLRAEEAESVAELLTVSDESLREDVTSLPRDEFETRIRDEYGLPETVGDPSAETLLERSIDDLHSSGVTDAVATLEEAFVSPCETTVPPVADVSETHEIACLLYDDQYGTAPVDRTGESGDGAVADD; this is encoded by the coding sequence ATGAGTAGCGAGAACGAGCCGATCCTACGGACGGAGAGCCTGTCGAAGTACTACGAGACGGACAGTGGTATCGTCGACAACCTGCTCGGACGGTCACAGCTCGTCAAGGCAGTCGACGACGTCGACCTCGAACTGTATCCGGGCGAGACCCTCGGCGTCGTCGGAGAGAGTGGCTGTGGAAAGACGACGCTCGGACGGTCGATGATGCGACTCGTCGAACCGACAGAGGGGTCGGTTACGTACCGAAAGGAAGAGGACGACGGAACGGTCCGGGAGATCGAGTTGACAGACCTTTCGAGCTCCGAACTGCGGGACCTCCGGACGGACCTGCAGTACATCTTCCAGGATCCGTTCTCGAGTCTGAATCCGCGACTCACCGTCGGCGACATCATCGGCGAACCGCTGGACATCCACGACATCGCGAGCGGGCAGGAACGAACCGAACGCATCCAGGAACTGCTCGAGACCGTCGGGTTGAGTGCGAGTCACGCCTACCGATATCCACACGAGTTCTCGGGTGGGCAGCGACAGCGGATCGGCATCGCCAGGGCGCTGGCCGTCGATCCGGAGGTCATCATCTGTGACGAGCCGGTGAGCGCACTCGACGTGAGCGTCCAGGCACAGATCCTGAACCTGCTGGAGGACCTTCAGGACGAGTTCGACCTCTCGTACATCTTCATCGCTCACGACCTGAGCGTCGTCGAACACATCTCCGACCGGATTGCCGTGATGTATCTCGGCGAGTTCGCCGAGGTGGGGACGACCGAGGACATCTTCTCGGAACCGTACCACCCCTACACCGAGGCGCTGCTTTCGGCGATCCCCGAACCGGATCCGCTCTGGGAGGGCGAGAAGATCCTTCTCGAGGGACAGGTTCCCTCGCCGATCGATCCGCCGTCCGGCTGTCCGTTCCACACGCGATGCCAACAGGTCATCCCGCCGGGCGAGTTCGATCTCGAGCAGTCGACGTGGCGTTCGATACTGAACTTCAAGCTTCGAGCCGAGGAAGCCGAATCGGTAGCGGAGCTGTTGACCGTCTCCGACGAGTCACTTCGTGAGGACGTCACGTCGCTCCCACGCGACGAGTTCGAAACGAGGATCCGCGACGAGTACGGGCTTCCGGAAACGGTGGGCGATCCGTCGGCAGAGACCCTCCTCGAGCGGTCGATCGACGACCTGCACTCGAGTGGCGTCACCGACGCTGTCGCGACCCTCGAGGAAGCGTTCGTCTCGCCGTGTGAGACGACGGTTCCCCCGGTTGCCGACGTATCGGAGACACACGAGATCGCGTGTCTGCTCTACGACGACCAGTATGGGACCGCGCCGGTCGATCGGACCGGCGAGAGCGGTGACGGCGCCGTCGCGGACGACTGA
- a CDS encoding ABC transporter ATP-binding protein has product MALLEVENLTVNFYTSEGVVTAVDELTYEIDRGEKFGVVGESGAGKSVTALSLLRLIESPGEIERGSIRFRDPDTVARLEESYPDHVVDVEELRNEYDLEAVIERLEGDDDEETELADNHRYDELKESLAAGELDMRDLIDQGHASEAGVIGEEDFIVYDGDEQYVELLRAPEAAVRSLRGNNVAMIFQDAQTALNPVYTVGEQISEAIRHHLDYSDEEAKQRTIELLDQVGIPDAENRYTDYPHEFSGGMQQRAVIAMALSCDPDVLIADEPTTALDVTTEAKILDLLRDITDEFDTAVQLITHDLGVVAELCDQVMVMYAGQPVEKAPVEELYYDPKHPYTVGLMSSIPRIGDDRERLQTIPGSMPDLIDTPSGCSFHPRCPYAEDACKRKEPKMVEFDEESESRSAKCLEYTDDLEDGVGFTVTVEDDRRMNEAVSGEHHE; this is encoded by the coding sequence ATGGCACTACTCGAAGTCGAGAACCTGACAGTCAACTTCTACACGTCGGAAGGAGTCGTTACGGCAGTCGACGAACTCACCTACGAAATCGACCGCGGAGAGAAGTTCGGCGTCGTCGGCGAAAGCGGTGCCGGGAAAAGCGTCACCGCGCTCTCGCTGTTGCGACTCATCGAGAGCCCCGGCGAGATCGAACGCGGTTCGATCCGGTTCCGTGACCCCGATACCGTGGCACGACTCGAGGAATCGTATCCCGACCACGTCGTCGACGTCGAGGAACTTCGCAACGAGTACGACCTCGAGGCGGTCATCGAACGGCTCGAGGGAGACGACGACGAAGAGACAGAGCTGGCCGATAACCACCGGTACGACGAACTGAAAGAATCGCTGGCTGCAGGCGAACTGGACATGCGTGACCTGATCGATCAGGGTCACGCGAGCGAAGCCGGCGTTATCGGTGAGGAGGATTTCATCGTCTACGACGGTGACGAGCAGTACGTCGAACTGCTCCGTGCACCGGAGGCGGCGGTACGTTCGCTCCGTGGCAACAACGTGGCGATGATCTTCCAGGACGCCCAGACTGCCCTCAACCCGGTCTACACGGTCGGCGAACAGATTTCCGAGGCGATCAGACATCACCTCGATTACAGCGACGAGGAGGCGAAACAGCGAACGATCGAACTGCTGGATCAGGTCGGCATTCCGGACGCCGAGAATCGGTACACGGACTACCCACACGAGTTCTCCGGCGGGATGCAACAGCGGGCAGTGATCGCGATGGCACTCTCGTGTGACCCCGACGTCCTCATCGCCGACGAGCCGACGACGGCGCTGGACGTGACGACGGAGGCGAAAATCCTCGATCTGCTCAGGGACATCACCGACGAGTTCGACACGGCAGTACAACTGATCACGCACGACCTCGGTGTCGTCGCCGAACTCTGCGATCAGGTGATGGTCATGTACGCGGGTCAGCCCGTCGAGAAGGCACCGGTCGAAGAGCTGTACTACGACCCGAAACATCCCTACACGGTCGGTTTGATGAGTTCGATTCCGCGCATCGGCGACGACCGCGAGCGGCTACAGACGATTCCCGGGTCGATGCCGGACCTGATCGATACGCCGTCGGGCTGTAGTTTCCATCCCCGGTGTCCGTACGCCGAAGACGCCTGCAAGCGAAAAGAGCCGAAGATGGTCGAGTTCGACGAGGAGTCCGAGAGTCGCTCGGCGAAGTGTCTCGAGTACACCGACGATCTCGAGGACGGCGTCGGGTTCACTGTCACCGTCGAGGACGACCGCCGTATGAACGAAGCCGTATCCGGTGAACATCATGAGTAG
- a CDS encoding ABC transporter permease produces MSTQRGRIRITGFETDDLEDREPDTAHDEEYVEPQSVWRRIANRLVRDRLALLGITVVVVMTVAALLARPITISGVTVQPFSLAPYDPTATAVGGRHDPPSLDHFMGTDRLGRDMFSRVMIGGRYSISIGIIVTAIASTFGVIYGSVSGYFGGWVDSVLMRFLDLVFAFPALVLALVLVSLFGGGFWPLVGAFVLVGWASYARIIRGEILKVKQNEYVLAAKALGARDQSVLFRHIIPNAIAPVIVQATLSVGTVVIGVAALGFLGIGFDPGTPEWGTILDGERDTLATGDGGSWYWWATVFPGLMIFLFVMSMNMIGDVINDALDTQVDDIGGGG; encoded by the coding sequence ATGTCAACACAACGAGGACGAATACGAATCACGGGGTTCGAGACCGACGATCTCGAGGACCGGGAACCGGACACAGCCCACGACGAAGAGTACGTCGAACCACAGAGCGTGTGGCGTCGAATCGCGAACCGTCTCGTCCGGGACAGGCTGGCGTTGCTCGGAATCACGGTCGTCGTCGTGATGACGGTCGCCGCACTGCTTGCACGCCCGATCACGATTTCGGGAGTGACGGTACAACCGTTCTCGCTCGCACCGTACGATCCGACTGCGACGGCGGTGGGCGGACGGCACGATCCACCGTCACTCGATCACTTCATGGGAACCGATCGACTGGGGCGAGACATGTTCTCCCGGGTTATGATCGGTGGCAGATACAGTATCTCGATCGGAATCATCGTCACTGCGATCGCGTCGACGTTCGGCGTGATCTACGGGAGCGTCTCCGGTTACTTCGGCGGCTGGGTCGATAGCGTCCTCATGCGCTTTCTGGACCTCGTCTTCGCGTTCCCCGCACTCGTGCTGGCGCTGGTTCTCGTGTCCCTGTTCGGCGGCGGGTTCTGGCCGCTGGTCGGTGCGTTCGTACTGGTCGGCTGGGCGTCGTACGCACGTATCATCCGCGGTGAGATTCTGAAGGTAAAACAAAACGAGTACGTCCTGGCCGCGAAAGCACTCGGCGCACGGGATCAATCGGTGCTGTTCCGACACATCATCCCTAACGCCATCGCGCCAGTGATCGTCCAGGCGACGCTGAGCGTCGGTACCGTCGTCATCGGCGTCGCCGCACTCGGGTTCCTCGGGATCGGCTTCGACCCCGGTACGCCCGAGTGGGGGACGATCCTCGACGGCGAACGGGATACGCTGGCGACCGGTGACGGCGGCAGCTGGTACTGGTGGGCGACCGTCTTCCCGGGCCTGATGATCTTCCTGTTCGTCATGTCGATGAACATGATCGGTGACGTCATCAACGACGCACTCGACACTCAGGTCGACGACATCGGAGGTGGTGGATAA
- a CDS encoding ABC transporter permease, whose translation MSLQKFILRRILSSIPVLFGVSVITFGLMHLAPGDVVDQMVNANPNVPPGEATRLRQEYGFHDPIWVQYLDWLTGVLTGDFGEVFSESRDASAIVWARLPETLLLGAFGWVFAVLIAIPGGIYAAINKDQLGDDISRVFALSGISIPNFWLGLMLMAFFAVYLDWFPTLDPQTALLSREMLWWLILPGITIGTAASANLMRIMRTSMAEELNKEYVTAARAKGLPQRTVFLKHVLRNSLISVTTVAAFLTASLVSGSVVVEVVFGWPGLGRELIQAIQLREINLILIITLLTGTVIVLANLLADIVYGILDPRIRDEY comes from the coding sequence ATGAGTTTGCAAAAGTTCATTCTGAGAAGAATACTGTCATCCATTCCAGTACTGTTCGGTGTTTCAGTGATAACGTTCGGGCTCATGCATCTTGCGCCCGGTGACGTGGTCGATCAAATGGTCAACGCAAATCCCAACGTCCCACCGGGAGAAGCCACCCGACTCCGTCAGGAGTACGGATTTCACGATCCGATCTGGGTCCAGTATCTCGACTGGTTGACTGGCGTCCTGACCGGCGACTTCGGTGAGGTGTTCTCCGAAAGTCGCGACGCCAGTGCGATCGTCTGGGCCCGCCTTCCCGAAACACTCCTCCTCGGGGCGTTCGGCTGGGTGTTTGCCGTTCTGATCGCCATCCCTGGCGGGATCTACGCCGCCATCAACAAGGACCAACTCGGTGACGACATCAGCCGTGTCTTCGCCCTCTCGGGAATCTCGATCCCGAACTTCTGGCTTGGCCTGATGCTGATGGCGTTTTTCGCCGTCTACCTCGACTGGTTCCCGACGCTCGACCCCCAGACCGCCCTCCTTTCGAGAGAGATGCTCTGGTGGTTGATCCTTCCGGGGATCACGATCGGGACGGCAGCGTCGGCGAATCTGATGCGTATCATGCGGACGTCGATGGCCGAGGAACTCAACAAGGAGTACGTGACCGCTGCGCGAGCGAAGGGGCTCCCCCAGCGGACCGTCTTCCTGAAACACGTCCTGCGGAACTCGCTCATCTCGGTCACGACGGTCGCCGCGTTCCTGACCGCGAGCCTCGTCTCCGGTTCGGTCGTCGTCGAGGTGGTGTTCGGCTGGCCCGGTCTCGGCAGGGAGCTCATTCAGGCGATTCAGCTCAGAGAGATCAACCTCATCTTGATCATCACACTGCTGACCGGTACCGTCATCGTGCTCGCGAACTTGCTCGCCGACATCGTGTACGGAATACTCGATCCACGAATCAGAGACGAATACTAG
- a CDS encoding ABC transporter substrate-binding protein — MGGENGDEEIDVSTALDRNTVDLDAVQEGGRLEFAIPRDSISDYDIAQSTAAEDTVVFEAVYDGLTTTDGTGETNTWMAAEYEPDEANDVSVEDYEEYMVEMEPDSVEDGVAFFSDSLDDNNLVLMQHPDDEPEEGEPMRVLTRDEAADAVDDGTFGIRIEGRLHEGIEFHNGEELTAENIVRSYDRYVGSDNEGQMFDSFLHARAPDGDDGYTFELYAQEADAAAFLELPSYIFPSEHFDVAAGDLDPRDDEDMVPIGTGPYEIAEFEEGSQLLLERTDNYWVEEVGLENIPWYDGPSDFPEAPVIDEINIRFVDDSAGRSNALEDGDVDIAYELPSEARNNFHASEDFVVSANPAFGFKFMQFPMEDTDEGGAFAEREVRQAVSALIPRQQIVDLVEQGWGDPARAPIPEPASDMGTAMDYEELESQDWAYNVEPDPDEAEALLDEADVERPVEVTIETNSDDDERIDKMELVVDQLNESGLFEAELETPAALGDWTGELYEDGARHDSAERNAPAVIGLAGTPDPHGFHQVLHHPMMHNGCCNFFFPEGTFPDEFIDQMESCRFGVDVAEDPDTRRQAYDEFWPEVVDMSANVIVDYSLNTGTTSNEVVGFNVHPQTQAILTYALYNPADEQLIYLDR; from the coding sequence ATGGGTGGTGAGAACGGGGACGAAGAAATCGATGTCTCGACTGCCCTCGACCGAAACACGGTCGACCTCGACGCCGTTCAGGAGGGTGGCCGACTCGAGTTCGCCATTCCGCGCGACAGCATCTCCGACTACGACATCGCTCAGAGTACCGCGGCAGAGGACACGGTCGTCTTCGAAGCCGTCTACGACGGACTGACCACGACGGACGGTACTGGTGAAACCAATACGTGGATGGCAGCGGAGTACGAGCCAGACGAGGCGAACGACGTCAGCGTCGAAGACTACGAGGAGTACATGGTCGAGATGGAGCCCGACAGCGTCGAAGACGGGGTTGCGTTCTTCAGTGACTCCCTCGACGATAACAACCTCGTCCTGATGCAGCATCCGGACGACGAACCGGAGGAAGGCGAGCCAATGCGCGTGCTGACCCGTGACGAGGCTGCCGACGCCGTCGACGACGGAACGTTCGGTATCCGGATCGAGGGCCGACTCCACGAAGGTATCGAGTTCCACAATGGCGAAGAGCTGACCGCAGAGAACATCGTCCGCTCCTACGATCGGTACGTTGGCTCCGACAACGAGGGACAGATGTTCGACAGCTTCCTGCACGCCAGAGCGCCCGACGGCGACGACGGGTACACGTTCGAACTCTACGCCCAGGAAGCAGACGCCGCCGCGTTCCTCGAGCTGCCATCGTACATCTTCCCGTCCGAACACTTCGACGTTGCTGCCGGTGATCTGGACCCACGAGACGACGAGGACATGGTCCCGATCGGGACGGGTCCATACGAGATCGCAGAGTTCGAGGAAGGATCGCAACTCCTGCTCGAGCGGACCGACAACTACTGGGTCGAAGAGGTCGGCCTCGAGAACATTCCGTGGTACGACGGTCCTTCGGACTTCCCGGAGGCTCCCGTCATCGACGAGATCAACATTCGGTTCGTCGACGACAGCGCCGGTCGGAGTAACGCACTCGAGGACGGCGACGTCGACATCGCGTACGAACTGCCATCGGAGGCCCGAAACAACTTCCACGCCTCCGAGGACTTCGTCGTCTCCGCGAATCCGGCGTTCGGGTTCAAGTTCATGCAGTTCCCCATGGAGGACACCGACGAAGGTGGCGCGTTCGCCGAGCGGGAGGTCCGTCAGGCAGTGAGTGCGCTCATCCCGCGCCAGCAGATCGTCGACCTCGTCGAACAGGGCTGGGGTGACCCAGCACGCGCACCGATTCCGGAGCCGGCAAGCGATATGGGTACCGCCATGGACTACGAGGAACTCGAGTCCCAGGACTGGGCCTACAACGTCGAGCCAGATCCGGACGAAGCCGAAGCACTCCTCGACGAAGCGGACGTCGAAAGGCCGGTCGAGGTCACCATCGAGACCAACTCCGACGACGACGAGCGAATCGACAAGATGGAACTCGTCGTGGACCAGCTCAACGAGAGCGGTCTGTTCGAGGCCGAACTCGAGACGCCGGCTGCACTCGGTGACTGGACCGGAGAGCTCTACGAGGATGGGGCTCGCCACGATAGCGCCGAGCGCAACGCCCCTGCCGTCATCGGACTTGCAGGGACGCCGGATCCGCACGGATTCCACCAGGTGCTTCACCACCCGATGATGCACAACGGGTGCTGTAACTTCTTCTTCCCGGAAGGGACGTTCCCTGACGAGTTCATCGATCAGATGGAGAGCTGTCGGTTCGGCGTCGACGTGGCCGAGGACCCCGACACTCGCCGCCAGGCGTACGACGAGTTCTGGCCCGAGGTCGTCGACATGAGCGCGAACGTGATCGTCGACTACTCGCTGAACACGGGGACGACCAGCAACGAGGTCGTCGGATTCAACGTCCACCCGCAGACCCAGGCGATCCTGACCTACGCGCTCTACAACCCAGCAGACGAACAGCTCATCTATCTCGATCGGTAA
- a CDS encoding GtrA family protein — MTESLLEAVRTRVRALVSVTRFSQFAGVGAVGAAVDNGVLLLLVEFGGVGFVPAKVVAWVIAIAVIFAINESWTFSTFGAMSPRALGRRLGRSYTVRFGGFLVTLGVYTALIEFFAVWYLLANVIGIGVGFFVNYTFESLFTWKVHRE, encoded by the coding sequence ATGACTGAGTCGCTCCTCGAGGCCGTCCGGACGCGGGTTCGCGCGCTCGTTTCGGTAACCCGGTTCAGCCAGTTTGCCGGCGTCGGAGCCGTCGGTGCCGCCGTCGACAACGGCGTGCTTCTCCTGCTGGTCGAGTTCGGTGGCGTCGGCTTCGTCCCTGCCAAGGTCGTCGCCTGGGTGATCGCGATCGCGGTCATCTTCGCGATCAACGAGTCCTGGACGTTCTCGACGTTCGGCGCGATGTCGCCTCGAGCACTGGGGAGACGACTCGGCCGGTCCTACACGGTTCGGTTTGGCGGGTTTCTCGTCACGCTCGGCGTGTATACGGCGCTGATAGAGTTTTTCGCCGTCTGGTATCTGCTCGCGAACGTGATCGGTATCGGCGTCGGCTTTTTCGTCAATTACACCTTCGAGAGCCTCTTCACGTGGAAGGTTCACCGGGAGTAA